A portion of the Polaribacter cellanae genome contains these proteins:
- a CDS encoding geranylgeranylglycerol-phosphate geranylgeranyltransferase, with the protein MIAFLKLIRYKNLLMVLLTMVLTKYAFIHSFIKNSYLSNLEFIFLTLSVLLITAGGYIINDIFDIEADKINKPNKVFVTTIISTKKAWNSYFLLNSLGFLLAIYVSISKPLYVFISIFFITIFGLFLYSKVLKKKLLIGNFIISCFIALVIYIIYLYDFKYIEFWQLTQKEQTNSILFLQIWVPVISYSFFAFLTTLIREIIKDIEDVDGDIKIKAKTLPILFGRKRASKVAFFFCCILLVFLLIVLQFIKSETIFLIYGIVFILLPFLYFMYLLIKAEKKKDFSKLSNLMKGIMLFGILSMLLFTIT; encoded by the coding sequence ATGATTGCTTTCTTAAAACTTATTCGTTACAAAAACCTTTTAATGGTTTTATTAACGATGGTTTTAACGAAATATGCTTTCATTCATTCTTTTATTAAAAATAGTTATTTATCGAATTTAGAATTTATTTTTCTCACTTTATCTGTACTTTTAATAACTGCTGGAGGTTATATTATTAATGATATTTTTGATATTGAAGCCGATAAAATTAACAAACCAAATAAAGTTTTTGTTACTACTATAATATCCACAAAAAAAGCTTGGAATAGTTATTTCTTATTAAATTCATTAGGTTTTTTATTGGCTATTTATGTTTCAATTTCTAAACCTCTTTATGTATTTATATCTATTTTTTTTATCACCATTTTTGGCCTTTTTTTATATTCAAAGGTTTTAAAGAAAAAATTACTTATTGGTAATTTTATTATTTCGTGTTTTATTGCTTTAGTTATTTATATTATTTATCTCTATGACTTTAAGTATATTGAGTTTTGGCAATTAACACAAAAAGAACAAACTAATTCTATCTTATTTTTACAAATTTGGGTACCCGTAATTTCGTATTCATTTTTCGCTTTTCTAACAACATTAATAAGAGAAATTATAAAAGATATCGAAGATGTAGATGGAGATATAAAAATAAAAGCCAAGACTTTACCCATTTTATTTGGTAGAAAAAGAGCTTCTAAAGTCGCTTTTTTCTTTTGCTGTATCCTATTGGTTTTTCTACTAATTGTTCTGCAATTTATTAAAAGTGAAACCATTTTCTTAATCTATGGAATTGTGTTTATTCTCTTACCTTTCCTCTATTTTATGTATTTATTAATAAAAGCAGAAAAGAAAAAAGATTTTTCCAAATTAAGTAATTTAATGAAAGGAATTATGCTATTCGGAATTTTATCGATGTTATTATTTACGATAACTTAA
- a CDS encoding Maf family nucleotide pyrophosphatase, giving the protein MLKQKLKNYNIILASKSPRRQQFFKDLDINFTIQLKEVEEMYPKELKGKEITEYLADLKSKPFIDLSKKDLLITSDTIVWLENKMLGKPKDAAEAFGMLRSLSGKNHEVITSISIKNKNFQKIITDITTVTFKDLTDEEINYYIKNYKPFDKAGAYGIQEWIGFIAIENLQGSYFNVVGLPVHKLYKELIIL; this is encoded by the coding sequence ATGTTAAAACAAAAACTAAAAAATTACAATATAATTCTCGCTTCAAAATCTCCAAGAAGACAGCAATTCTTCAAAGATTTAGATATCAATTTTACAATTCAATTAAAAGAAGTTGAAGAAATGTATCCGAAAGAATTAAAAGGAAAAGAAATTACAGAATATTTGGCAGATTTAAAGTCCAAGCCATTTATAGATTTGTCTAAAAAGGACCTTCTAATTACTTCAGACACCATTGTTTGGCTAGAAAACAAAATGTTAGGAAAACCAAAAGACGCAGCAGAAGCTTTTGGTATGTTACGCAGTTTATCAGGTAAAAATCACGAAGTAATTACCTCTATTAGCATAAAAAACAAGAATTTTCAAAAAATAATTACAGACATTACCACTGTTACATTTAAAGATTTAACTGATGAAGAAATTAATTATTACATAAAAAACTACAAACCTTTTGATAAAGCAGGCGCTTACGGAATTCAAGAATGGATTGGCTTTATAGCCATTGAAAACCTACAAGGAAGTTATTTTAATGTGGTTGGCTTGCCTGTTCACAAACTCTACAAAGAGCTAATAATTTTATAA
- a CDS encoding transketolase family protein, with product MKKYTFTEKKDTRSGFGDGLTELGRTNPNVVALCADLIGSLKMDQFIKENPERFFQVGIAEANMIGIAAGLTIGGKIPFTGTFANFSTGRVYDQIRQSVAYSGKNVKICASHAGVTLGEDGATHQILEDIGLMKMLPGMTVINPCDYNQTKAATIAIADFDGPVYLRFGRPKVPVFMPEDAKFEIGKGIQLTEGTDVTIVATGHLVWESLQAAEKLEAEGISVEVINIHTIKPLDEEIILKSIAKTGCIVTAEEHNKFGGLGESVARCLALNTPTPQEFVATNDTFGESGTPDQLMAKYGLDANAVIKAVKKVISRK from the coding sequence ATGAAAAAATACACATTCACAGAAAAAAAAGACACACGTTCTGGTTTTGGAGACGGTTTAACTGAATTAGGAAGAACAAACCCTAACGTAGTTGCTTTATGTGCAGATTTAATTGGCTCTTTAAAAATGGATCAATTTATTAAAGAAAATCCAGAAAGATTTTTCCAAGTTGGTATTGCAGAAGCAAATATGATTGGAATTGCTGCTGGTTTAACCATTGGTGGTAAAATTCCTTTTACTGGAACATTTGCAAACTTTTCTACTGGGCGTGTTTACGATCAAATTCGTCAATCTGTTGCATATTCTGGTAAAAATGTAAAAATATGTGCATCTCATGCAGGAGTTACTTTAGGTGAAGATGGAGCAACACACCAAATTTTAGAAGACATCGGTTTAATGAAAATGTTACCTGGAATGACCGTTATAAATCCTTGTGATTATAACCAAACAAAGGCAGCAACGATTGCCATTGCAGATTTTGATGGTCCTGTTTACTTGCGTTTTGGAAGACCAAAAGTACCTGTTTTTATGCCAGAAGATGCTAAATTTGAAATTGGTAAAGGAATTCAATTAACAGAAGGTACAGACGTAACAATTGTTGCTACAGGACATTTAGTTTGGGAATCTTTACAAGCTGCAGAAAAATTAGAAGCAGAAGGTATTTCTGTAGAAGTAATAAACATTCACACCATTAAACCATTAGATGAAGAAATTATCTTAAAATCTATTGCAAAAACGGGTTGTATTGTTACAGCAGAAGAGCATAACAAATTTGGAGGTTTAGGAGAAAGTGTTGCAAGATGTTTAGCATTAAATACCCCTACTCCACAAGAATTTGTGGCAACCAACGATACTTTTGGAGAGTCTGGAACTCCAGATCAATTAATGGCAAAATATGGTTTAGATGCAAATGCTGTAATAAAAGCTGTTAAAAAAGTAATTTCTAGAAAATAA
- a CDS encoding porin family protein has protein sequence MKKVILLICLTFAFAFSQTSNAQVDFGLKGGVNYNNNGDVTFKSAGNDVIKGAKSKAGFHAGVWTRFKIPVVGLYLRPELVYTQVKSEYNNNNNSTTSYKFKKLDVPVLLGKKFFGIANAFIGPSFQYILDDNFKFDGLSVKEFDKFSVGLQMGVGVEFGRLGVDVRWERGLSSSEAKFANVSVDNRTNQIIFGLSLKL, from the coding sequence ATGAAAAAAGTAATTTTATTAATCTGTTTGACTTTTGCGTTTGCATTTAGCCAAACTTCGAATGCTCAAGTAGACTTTGGTCTAAAAGGAGGTGTAAACTACAATAATAACGGAGATGTTACATTTAAATCCGCTGGAAATGATGTAATAAAAGGAGCAAAATCTAAAGCGGGTTTCCACGCAGGAGTTTGGACTCGTTTTAAGATTCCAGTTGTTGGTTTATACTTAAGGCCAGAACTTGTATACACACAAGTAAAAAGTGAATATAACAACAATAACAATAGTACTACAAGTTATAAATTTAAGAAACTTGATGTACCTGTTTTATTAGGAAAGAAGTTTTTTGGAATTGCAAATGCATTTATCGGTCCTTCTTTTCAATATATTTTAGACGATAATTTTAAATTTGATGGCTTATCAGTAAAAGAGTTTGATAAATTTTCTGTAGGTTTACAAATGGGAGTTGGTGTTGAATTTGGAAGATTAGGTGTAGATGTTCGTTGGGAACGAGGATTATCGAGTTCGGAAGCTAAATTTGCCAATGTCTCAGTAGACAATAGAACGAATCAAATAATTTTTGGTCTTTCTTTAAAGTTGTAA
- a CDS encoding FKBP-type peptidyl-prolyl cis-trans isomerase, protein MNKIKNIFALLIVALVIFSSCDNDRNALVNPFADVDYKALALSDNDSIVKFLKTNYYDATEDLLKPLESGKTAIFEDSNNLKIVKVTQNEIEYTLYAYITEEGVSNSEKSNPTKLDSVFVNRTGVFLSKNKLITDKPFDVGNQSWWSLAPTFNAVISAPSPISGWTNGFPFFKSGENITNNGPITYKNTGKGYLFIPSGLAYPSINYVVGRSPSERPYDRILVFKVELLDFVKDTDHDNDGKPSIQEDANGDGDVTNDFSDSEKPKLPDYLNPNIK, encoded by the coding sequence ATGAATAAAATAAAAAATATCTTTGCACTGTTAATTGTAGCTTTAGTTATATTTAGTTCTTGTGATAATGATAGGAATGCTTTAGTAAACCCTTTTGCAGATGTAGATTATAAAGCTTTGGCGTTATCTGATAACGATTCTATAGTTAAGTTTTTAAAAACAAACTATTACGATGCTACAGAAGATTTGTTAAAACCTTTAGAAAGTGGCAAAACTGCTATTTTTGAAGATTCCAATAATTTAAAAATAGTGAAGGTAACTCAAAATGAAATTGAATATACCTTATATGCTTATATAACGGAAGAAGGAGTTTCTAATTCTGAAAAAAGTAATCCAACGAAATTAGATTCTGTTTTTGTAAATAGAACAGGAGTTTTTTTATCAAAAAATAAACTTATTACAGATAAACCTTTTGATGTTGGAAATCAATCGTGGTGGAGTTTAGCACCAACTTTTAATGCAGTTATTTCAGCGCCATCGCCAATATCTGGTTGGACAAATGGTTTTCCTTTTTTTAAGAGTGGAGAAAATATTACAAATAATGGACCTATAACTTATAAAAATACGGGTAAAGGTTATCTTTTTATACCAAGTGGATTGGCATATCCATCTATAAATTATGTTGTTGGTAGGTCTCCAAGTGAAAGACCTTATGATCGAATTTTGGTTTTTAAAGTAGAACTTTTAGATTTTGTTAAAGACACTGATCATGACAATGATGGAAAGCCATCAATACAAGAAGACGCAAATGGAGATGGAGATGTTACCAATGATTTTAGTGATTCCGAAAAACCTAAATTACCAGATTATCTGAATCCGAATATAAAGTAG
- a CDS encoding RNA-binding S4 domain-containing protein: MRIDKYLWCIRVFKTRSIATTACKKGQVKIDSNNLKPSKEVFGGELIVVRKNQINYQIKVLALPESRVGAKLVDQYRKDVTPKEEFEKTALLKFAKDYYRKKGTGRPTKKDRRDIDNYQEDTTEEI, encoded by the coding sequence ATGAGGATAGATAAATATTTATGGTGTATTCGAGTTTTTAAAACAAGAAGTATCGCGACAACAGCTTGTAAAAAAGGGCAAGTTAAAATAGATAGCAACAACTTAAAACCTTCGAAAGAAGTCTTTGGAGGAGAATTAATAGTCGTTAGAAAAAACCAGATAAATTATCAAATTAAAGTCTTAGCTTTACCAGAAAGTAGAGTTGGTGCTAAATTAGTAGATCAATATAGAAAAGATGTTACACCTAAAGAAGAATTTGAAAAAACAGCATTATTAAAATTTGCCAAAGATTACTATCGTAAAAAAGGTACTGGAAGACCAACTAAAAAAGATAGAAGAGATATAGATAATTACCAAGAAGATACAACTGAAGAGATATGA
- a CDS encoding phosphoribosyltransferase family protein — translation MITVTNIILDTTQIQQKIRRIAYQIYESNSAEKEVIIAGIIGNGYIFAEKIVAILKEISPLKVTICEVQINKKKPLEKVTTSLEIKNYKNKSLVLVDDVLNSGTTLIYGIKHFLDVPLKRFKTAVLVNRNHKKYPVKADFKGISLSTSIKEHIHVEFTKKEAKAYLV, via the coding sequence ATGATAACTGTAACAAACATAATTTTAGACACCACACAAATTCAGCAAAAAATTAGAAGAATTGCGTATCAAATATATGAAAGTAACAGTGCCGAAAAAGAAGTTATAATTGCTGGTATTATAGGGAATGGTTATATTTTTGCAGAAAAAATTGTCGCTATTTTAAAAGAAATATCTCCTTTAAAAGTAACCATTTGTGAAGTGCAAATAAATAAGAAAAAACCTTTAGAAAAAGTAACCACTTCCTTAGAAATTAAAAATTATAAAAATAAATCTTTGGTTTTGGTAGATGATGTTTTAAACTCTGGAACGACTTTAATTTACGGTATAAAACACTTTTTAGATGTTCCTTTGAAAAGATTTAAAACAGCTGTTTTAGTGAATAGAAATCATAAAAAATATCCTGTTAAAGCAGATTTTAAAGGAATTTCTTTATCAACCTCTATAAAAGAACATATTCATGTAGAGTTTACAAAAAAAGAAGCAAAAGCGTATTTAGTGTAG
- a CDS encoding shikimate kinase, whose protein sequence is MKIVLLGYMASGKSTIGKKLAKKLYLNFIDLDNYISEKEKMSISEIFKTKGEIYFRTIEHKYLKEILNSDEKFVLSLGGGTPCYANNMEVILNTNVKSVYIKASINTLVERLVKEKRERPLVANLENEKITEFVAKHLFERRFFYEQANYSIITDGKEVSEIVTELRILLH, encoded by the coding sequence ATGAAAATTGTACTTTTGGGGTATATGGCTTCTGGTAAATCTACTATTGGAAAAAAGTTAGCTAAGAAGCTGTATCTTAATTTTATAGACTTGGATAATTATATTTCCGAGAAAGAGAAAATGAGTATTTCTGAAATATTTAAAACCAAAGGAGAAATTTATTTTAGAACAATTGAGCACAAATATTTGAAAGAAATTTTAAATTCTGATGAAAAATTTGTGCTTTCTTTGGGTGGAGGAACACCTTGTTATGCAAATAATATGGAGGTTATTTTAAATACTAATGTAAAATCGGTTTATATTAAGGCATCTATAAATACTTTGGTAGAAAGATTGGTAAAAGAAAAAAGAGAAAGACCTTTAGTTGCAAATTTGGAAAATGAAAAAATTACTGAATTTGTTGCAAAACATTTATTTGAACGTAGGTTTTTCTACGAACAAGCAAATTATTCTATTATTACTGATGGTAAAGAAGTTTCTGAAATTGTTACAGAACTAAGAATTTTGCTACACTAA
- a CDS encoding carboxypeptidase-like regulatory domain-containing protein yields MQKLLFILCLFLSLSTFSQKDSLQIKVLKGQVVHAETKKALSAAHILNLNTVSGTITNEKGFFELPTRVNDTILVSFLGYSSIKLKITNDLLRGNELEIALFEKPEEVKEVVIKSTKLIGVLEIDVKQVPKDRFTRIHINGLPQTYEVGKPRAKDFSSPIAALFQPVDFLYNLFGDKPKQLKKLKKLKKEDDLRKMLAGKFDREVMMEYLEMDRQELSDLLTDCNYSAYFIKKASDLQLIEAILDCYENYKAQKKGKIERNKIPDKN; encoded by the coding sequence ATGCAAAAGTTACTATTTATTTTATGCTTATTCCTGTCTTTAAGCACATTTTCTCAAAAAGACAGCTTACAAATTAAAGTGTTAAAAGGTCAGGTTGTTCATGCAGAAACTAAAAAAGCGTTGAGTGCCGCACATATTTTAAATTTAAATACGGTTAGTGGAACCATTACCAACGAAAAAGGTTTTTTTGAGTTACCAACAAGAGTTAATGATACAATTTTAGTTTCTTTCTTAGGATATTCTTCTATAAAATTAAAAATTACAAACGATTTATTAAGAGGTAATGAACTTGAAATTGCGTTATTTGAAAAACCAGAAGAAGTTAAAGAAGTAGTAATAAAATCTACAAAATTAATTGGTGTTTTAGAAATTGATGTAAAACAAGTGCCAAAAGATCGTTTTACAAGAATACATATTAATGGGCTACCACAAACTTACGAAGTTGGTAAGCCAAGAGCCAAAGACTTCTCCTCTCCTATTGCTGCACTGTTTCAACCAGTAGATTTTCTCTATAATCTCTTTGGAGATAAACCAAAGCAATTAAAGAAGCTTAAAAAATTAAAAAAAGAAGACGATTTACGTAAAATGCTAGCTGGTAAATTCGACAGAGAAGTAATGATGGAGTATTTAGAAATGGACAGGCAAGAACTTTCCGATTTGTTAACGGACTGTAATTACTCTGCTTATTTTATTAAAAAAGCTTCTGATTTACAATTAATTGAAGCCATTTTAGATTGCTACGAAAATTATAAAGCACAAAAGAAAGGAAAAATTGAAAGAAATAAAATTCCTGATAAGAATTAG
- a CDS encoding prohibitin family protein, which produces MATRQPELSFPKGGVLFIIIAVIAVIIFSKSTVTIGPGEGGVIFETLGDGIDTEKTYGEGFHLMLPWNKMIIRKVRQQSISDEMNVLSVNGLEVKVNGTIWYEPEFANLGSLIKTKGEDYERELLDPAINAAARSVVGRYTPEQLYSSKRDVIEQEILDEVQNILKGQFLSVKRVLVEDVKLPTTIRTAIETKLKQEQESLEYEFRLAKAKKEAERQKIDAEGKAIANKILSASLTDKILQEKGIDATLELSKSSNSKVIVIGSGKDGLPIILGNQ; this is translated from the coding sequence ATGGCAACAAGACAACCAGAACTTAGCTTCCCAAAAGGTGGTGTTCTTTTTATTATTATAGCAGTAATCGCTGTAATTATATTTTCAAAATCTACAGTAACTATTGGACCTGGAGAAGGAGGCGTTATTTTTGAAACCTTAGGAGATGGTATAGATACAGAAAAAACGTATGGAGAAGGGTTTCATTTAATGTTACCTTGGAATAAGATGATTATAAGAAAAGTGCGTCAGCAATCGATTTCCGATGAAATGAATGTGCTTTCTGTAAACGGTTTAGAAGTTAAAGTAAATGGAACCATTTGGTACGAACCAGAATTTGCTAATTTAGGTTCTTTAATTAAAACCAAAGGAGAAGATTACGAACGCGAATTATTGGACCCAGCCATAAATGCGGCTGCAAGAAGCGTTGTAGGTCGTTACACACCAGAGCAATTATATTCGAGTAAGAGAGACGTAATTGAGCAAGAAATCTTAGACGAAGTACAAAATATACTAAAAGGTCAGTTTTTATCTGTAAAAAGAGTTTTGGTAGAAGACGTGAAACTGCCAACTACGATTAGAACTGCCATTGAAACAAAATTAAAACAAGAACAAGAATCTTTAGAATATGAATTTAGACTAGCAAAAGCCAAAAAAGAGGCAGAAAGACAAAAAATTGATGCAGAAGGTAAAGCAATTGCGAACAAGATTTTAAGTGCTTCTTTAACCGATAAAATTTTACAAGAAAAAGGTATAGATGCTACTTTAGAGTTGTCTAAATCTTCTAATAGTAAAGTTATTGTAATTGGTTCTGGAAAAGATGGTTTACCAATTATCTTGGGAAATCAATAA